The Chionomys nivalis chromosome 6, mChiNiv1.1, whole genome shotgun sequence sequence GTTTGTGCCCTTACAATTAAATATGATTTGAAGTCAAACCTATTATGAAATTAGGATATTCAAAGAAATGAGtcttcaaaatataaatttatacatCTTGTATTATCAATCTTTAGTGAGAATGGGCtatattttcaaacataaagtTAATGTTAGGATTCCAAAAATTCATCAGAAATTTACCACAGGTTGGACTATGGTTGTTTTTAATATTGCACTTAAGGTAGAAATATCCATTTTACTATGGATATACTCAAGTTTTAAAGATtggttttctgaaaatatttaaaacatatttaaagagaaaatatttctctttctttcttttttttttttttttttttacttttatctgcaGTTATTTCATGTTGAATTTATTCCAGTGCcagaagtttttgtttcttcagcttcttctgggatatctttttcttctgtgcaagTTCCTCTTCTGGCTATGAAACAATCTGTTCCTTTTCAGTGAGGATCATCTCGATGTGGCAGGGGGAGCTCATGTATGGGTTAATCTGGCCATGAGCTCTGTAAATTTGTTGGAGCATCTTAGGTGCTTTGTTCACCTGGATGTGCTCAATGACCAGAGAGTCTACATCTAAACCCTTCAGTTCAGCATTGCTCTCTGCATTTTTAAGCATGTGCAGCAAAAATTCCGCACTCTTTTTTGGCCACCGACCCTGTGTCCAGCCCCACTGTTTGGCCTGGGCACACCTACTGACTCCACCATTGTACCGTCGGAATGGCACACACTGCTTCTTCAAAGTGACATCTTTCAGATACTTGGCGGCTTTTTGGATATCCATACCCTTTACGGTCTGGATCGTTTCACGGGTGTTTTTAAAGTGAACACGAAGATTTGATCCTCTCAATTTGCGTGATTTTGTAGGGTTTTCTGGGTCAAGAGAGTACCGAACCTTCTTCACGGGTCACCTCTGGCCACTTACAGGAAGAGCGAAAATATTCTTTTCATTCACTTTTGTGTGTGGAGTAAATAACTCACACAATGCTTTTCAAATAAAGAATCTGCCTACTTCCTTAGTGCCGACTAGGTTGGGTTTCCTGTATTATCCAAATCCTGACACCATTAACATCTGTTCAACTTTTTAATTCATCATTTAGGATTGATATGAGACATAAGGTGGTAAAAATATACTAGGGTCTTCTTTGTAGAtgaaacagaatgaagaaaagacaccaCTGAACATTTAATGTAGAGAAAGCCAAAAGGATCTTGAAAGCAACTGGCACAATTGGTACTTCACTGAAGGAACATTCCTTGTACATATCAGGAATCAAGTAGTTAATATTAAGACCCTGTATAGATTTTTACTacattgacttttattttttacaatttaatgtcattggttttattttatgcttgATTTGACAAGGCCTTACCTTGTAGCTGTGGATGGTATAGAATTTGCTGTCAATCAGGGTAGTCTGCATCATGCACTCATGATCGAGCCACAGCTTCCAGGAATTTGACATAACAAGTATGCTGTATTAGGCCATTcgtttgttttctggctgcccaacagctcagacccaaaataatccaacagaaactatattgtttaaaacactgcttggctctttagctctagcttcttattggcgaACACTTATatcttgatttaatccatttctagtaatctgtgtatcaccatgttgttgtggcttacagggtaaagttcccagcgtctgtctctggcagggctatgtGACTTCTCCTGACACCGCATTCTCTCTCTCAGCATTCCATCTAATTTTTCCCACCTAATTAATTTataccttgctataggcccaaagcagtttctttatttatgaatggtactcacagcatacagagggaatcctatatcacctcccttttctgtttaaatataaaggaaggttttattacaatatttatatctactctatcttttatcataactaaggaaaactataagtataaattcttcaactgcatcaaagactccagaaggatatattacttaagtaaacaggaagtacattgtaagcagcttccaaaattcTTGAAATGAGAAACATcttcctgcctggacagtcacccaaagttcttctctaccattggggcatctatatTCAGCCTACCtgctatagtatccagcagactttttcatgaagcagtaaATTTTAAAGACAGCTATGCTTAttttggcagtttgttagtcactgtcttctgtgtcctgtagaatgtctagcagactctttcatgaagctggaaccccaaaggaccatctcactttTATGCAAGtttaacagtcatttctctgtgggtcctgcatatttGGTTCATCCCACATAAGagcaagcaatccaggcaagaacagttttttacaccaatggctaaccaacttcataaggagcctctttgatgcccatcttcttcttaaaGTAGATTTGTGCTTCCAGGAGAAGATGTGTtccactgtcatgaaaagtcctaaattcttaaaacaatttaaatgccatattctgttattctttgaaaggtttgaagaatgcctatccatctgaaatacatatctgtacatctagaaaattcaactaacatgactacaagcttgactattagagatgataatctattaacctatatttcttaattatgcattatatttttaaatgagctgtacaaacataataccttattcaataacagaaatatacatataacaaaattgaccttaaatctgtatcaataaaccaagatacataccaatgcaatgtatagcatatccccctttaaatgtaaaggaacatttataaaccaaatttgggaacatgggcatagttctctccaaactgcttcctgctgtttattgggtgaagtaattttgggaggcattcacagtgacctttcagacagtcttggtccattaaaccatattagtttggaagcaatccacaggtctgcatcctctgtggaaacaaaagaagaacctcttttccaaagcaacatatccttacccatattttgaagtcaag is a genomic window containing:
- the LOC130876041 gene encoding 60S ribosomal protein L17-like, producing the protein MDIQKAAKYLKDVTLKKQCVPFRRYNGGVSRCAQAKQWGWTQGRWPKKSAEFLLHMLKNAESNAELKGLDVDSLVIEHIQVNKAPKMLQQIYRAHGQINPYMSSPCHIEMILTEKEQIVS